From the Roseofilum capinflatum BLCC-M114 genome, one window contains:
- a CDS encoding STAS domain-containing protein, with protein sequence MTSRVMGQFTVLHPQGRFDGQGGAQIARQIEEMASQTSVLCLDLAGVDFMDSAGLGKLVSGLKTARQQDCRLVLCHIPGQVKLILDIAKLEGVFEVYSSYEEVVRVFDPESMRELSAA encoded by the coding sequence ATGACAAGTAGAGTAATGGGTCAATTTACGGTTCTTCACCCTCAAGGGCGTTTTGATGGCCAGGGGGGCGCACAGATTGCTCGACAGATTGAGGAGATGGCTTCTCAAACTTCCGTCCTTTGTCTAGATTTGGCTGGGGTGGATTTTATGGATAGTGCAGGTTTGGGTAAGTTGGTTTCTGGACTCAAAACTGCTCGCCAGCAAGATTGCCGCCTGGTTCTGTGTCATATTCCGGGACAGGTGAAACTGATTTTGGATATTGCCAAGCTAGAGGGCGTTTTTGAAGTTTATTCTTCCTACGAAGAGGTGGTACGGGTTTTTGACCCAGAATCAATGAGGGAATTGAGTGCGGCTTGA
- a CDS encoding DedA family protein, whose translation MSLEFFSLDTIQSLASQYGYWTIFLGIMLENTGLPLPGETITLVGGFLAGSGEMVYWRVLTSAIAGAVIGDSCGYWIGRAGGWALLLKVGKFFRVAETQLENAKTQFQNNAARAVFLGRFVALLRIFAGPIAGIVEMPYPKFLLCNVAGASLWASVMVSLSFFVGRLIALEQLIAWVGQFAILALVLLIAWIVVPLWLESRASQNS comes from the coding sequence ATGTCCTTAGAATTTTTCTCCCTCGATACCATTCAATCTTTGGCCAGTCAATACGGATACTGGACAATCTTCCTCGGTATTATGCTCGAAAATACCGGCCTGCCCCTACCGGGTGAAACCATTACCCTAGTGGGAGGATTTCTAGCCGGTAGTGGCGAAATGGTCTATTGGCGAGTCCTCACCAGTGCGATCGCCGGAGCCGTCATAGGCGATAGTTGTGGCTATTGGATCGGTAGAGCTGGAGGATGGGCCCTATTGCTGAAAGTGGGTAAATTCTTTCGGGTGGCTGAAACCCAACTGGAAAATGCCAAGACCCAATTTCAAAACAATGCGGCTCGCGCTGTCTTTCTCGGTCGCTTCGTCGCTCTCCTGCGGATCTTTGCTGGCCCGATCGCCGGTATCGTAGAAATGCCCTATCCTAAATTTCTACTCTGTAACGTCGCCGGAGCCAGCCTTTGGGCAAGCGTCATGGTTAGTCTCTCCTTCTTTGTCGGCCGCCTGATTGCCCTAGAACAACTGATCGCTTGGGTGGGACAATTTGCCATCCTTGCTCTCGTTCTCCTCATCGCCTGGATCGTCGTTCCCCTGTGGTTAGAATCTCGCGCCTCTCAAAACTCCTAA
- a CDS encoding Npun_F5560 family protein: MTHSSDSETLQEFQAEMTRLREELTLRDQLVQQLSQELFRLVKGNASFIPAETGSAEQTENLRSLQEQLQKVEEQVQFYQEQIQERDSEIYQLRQSVQELSDRSGMLEQVVQELPHLYRQKFAERMEPIREKVALLQRENRQLHAELQSVSYRLAMRTRNPSRIDLPDFPITNIN, encoded by the coding sequence ATGACCCATTCTTCTGACTCGGAAACCCTTCAGGAATTTCAAGCGGAAATGACTCGCCTGCGGGAAGAGTTAACCTTAAGAGACCAATTGGTACAACAGTTATCTCAAGAACTTTTTCGCTTAGTCAAAGGGAATGCCTCGTTTATTCCGGCAGAAACTGGGTCAGCAGAGCAAACGGAAAATTTGCGAAGTCTCCAAGAGCAACTACAAAAAGTGGAAGAACAGGTACAGTTCTATCAAGAACAAATTCAAGAGCGCGATAGCGAAATCTATCAACTGCGCCAGTCCGTGCAAGAATTAAGCGATCGCTCCGGAATGCTCGAACAAGTCGTACAAGAGCTTCCCCATCTCTATCGGCAAAAATTCGCTGAACGCATGGAACCCATCCGGGAAAAAGTCGCTCTCCTGCAACGGGAAAATCGCCAACTGCACGCCGAACTACAAAGCGTCAGCTATCGGTTAGCCATGAGAACCCGCAACCCATCCCGCATTGATTTACCCGATTTTCCCATCACTAATATCAATTAA
- a CDS encoding HAMP domain-containing sensor histidine kinase, producing MVALLKNLKGAIAHWWSEFTLQTRLMAAATLAVSLIMSSLTFWAVNTIQLDARLHDTRFGQDLGLLLASNVAPLVAENNLTEVARFSQRFYNSTSNIRYLLYADEDGRLFFGLPFWDSEVQTSLSIERRIQLPENYMTSSQVPLVRQHQTPDGEVTDVFVPLIHENKYLGVLAIGINPNPTVVTSSNLTRDVTLAVFVSIWSMVILGGVFNALAITQPIKELLTGVKSIAAGNFNQRIDLPLGGELGELICSFNDMAERLESYEEQNIEELTAEKAKLETLVSTIADGAILLDTDLNIILVNPNARRMFDWEGQPIVGKNVLRYVPPPIQVKLTRPLYEIIQGKFSLADGTSVNEFRITLTEPVKRTVRILLTTVLSHRATGEEALCQDCLHDENDTCVVPERPLAKECVLYEHHIKPSVDARNIGNLKGIAMTVQDITREVELNEAKSQFISNVSHELRTPLFNIKGFIETLYEYGEELSEVERRDFLETANHETDRLTRLVNDVLDLSRLESSRTYHFDSVYVGQLIEQTLRTYQLNAKDKGIELLQDIEPDLPKIFGHYDLLLQVLTNLVGNSLKFTESQGKVMIRAYCPQGKNKVVRIEVADTGIGIDGEDQAAIFDRFYRVENRVHTLEGTGLGLSIVRNIIEKHNSRVQLVSEVGVGTTFWFDLALYEEAVDPEPVSSLEPVYSKPK from the coding sequence ATGGTGGCTTTACTGAAAAATCTTAAAGGAGCGATCGCCCATTGGTGGTCAGAATTCACTCTGCAAACCCGACTCATGGCAGCCGCAACCCTAGCGGTATCCCTGATCATGAGCAGTCTGACCTTCTGGGCCGTCAACACCATTCAACTCGATGCTCGCCTCCATGATACCCGCTTTGGCCAAGACCTGGGACTGTTGCTGGCCTCCAACGTTGCTCCCCTGGTAGCCGAAAATAACCTCACAGAAGTTGCCCGCTTTTCCCAGCGCTTCTATAACAGTACCTCCAATATTCGCTATCTCCTCTACGCAGACGAAGACGGACGACTCTTTTTTGGCCTCCCCTTCTGGGACTCAGAAGTACAAACCTCCCTGAGTATCGAACGGCGCATTCAGCTACCGGAAAATTACATGACTTCCTCCCAAGTGCCCCTGGTGCGCCAACATCAAACCCCCGATGGAGAAGTCACTGATGTCTTCGTTCCCTTGATCCACGAAAACAAATATCTTGGCGTATTGGCGATCGGCATTAATCCGAATCCCACCGTCGTCACCTCCTCCAATCTTACCCGCGATGTCACCCTAGCGGTGTTTGTCTCCATTTGGTCAATGGTCATTTTAGGTGGAGTGTTTAATGCTTTGGCCATTACCCAACCCATTAAAGAACTCTTAACCGGAGTGAAAAGTATCGCTGCCGGTAATTTCAATCAGCGCATTGATTTACCCTTGGGAGGAGAATTAGGGGAACTCATTTGTAGCTTTAATGATATGGCCGAACGGCTAGAGAGCTACGAAGAACAAAATATTGAAGAACTCACGGCCGAAAAGGCCAAGTTAGAAACCCTAGTTTCCACCATTGCCGATGGAGCCATTCTATTAGATACCGATCTCAATATTATCTTAGTCAATCCCAATGCTCGGCGCATGTTTGATTGGGAAGGACAACCCATCGTCGGTAAAAATGTTTTACGCTATGTCCCACCCCCCATACAAGTCAAATTAACCCGCCCCCTTTATGAAATTATCCAGGGTAAATTTTCCCTAGCGGATGGGACTTCGGTTAATGAATTTCGCATCACCTTAACCGAACCGGTTAAGCGCACCGTGAGAATTTTGTTAACCACGGTGTTATCCCATCGAGCTACGGGGGAAGAAGCTTTATGCCAAGACTGTTTACATGATGAAAATGATACTTGTGTCGTGCCCGAACGGCCCTTAGCCAAAGAGTGTGTACTCTATGAGCATCACATCAAACCCAGTGTAGATGCTCGTAATATTGGCAATTTGAAAGGGATTGCGATGACGGTTCAAGATATTACCCGCGAAGTGGAACTCAATGAAGCAAAAAGCCAATTTATTAGTAATGTATCCCATGAGCTAAGAACCCCCTTATTTAATATTAAAGGATTTATAGAAACCCTTTATGAATATGGGGAAGAACTCAGTGAAGTGGAACGCCGAGATTTTCTGGAAACCGCCAATCATGAAACCGATCGCCTCACTCGCTTAGTCAATGATGTGTTAGATTTATCTCGACTAGAATCAAGCCGCACCTATCACTTCGATTCCGTCTATGTCGGACAACTAATCGAACAAACCCTCCGCACCTATCAACTCAACGCCAAAGATAAAGGGATTGAACTACTCCAAGACATCGAACCCGACTTACCGAAAATTTTTGGCCATTACGATCTCCTGCTGCAAGTGTTAACGAACTTAGTGGGGAATTCCCTCAAATTCACTGAATCTCAAGGTAAAGTGATGATTCGTGCCTATTGTCCCCAAGGGAAAAATAAGGTCGTGCGTATTGAAGTGGCTGATACGGGTATCGGCATCGATGGCGAAGACCAAGCCGCCATTTTTGACCGCTTCTATCGCGTGGAAAATCGGGTACATACCTTAGAAGGAACGGGACTGGGATTATCCATTGTCCGCAATATTATTGAGAAACATAATAGTCGTGTACAATTGGTCAGTGAAGTGGGAGTGGGGACAACATTTTGGTTCGATCTAGCGTTGTATGAGGAGGCCGTAGATCCGGAACCGGTCAGTTCTTTAGAACCTGTCTATAGCAAACCTAAATGA
- the purD gene encoding phosphoribosylamine--glycine ligase → MNIIVIGSGGREHAIAKTLLQSSQVQQVICIPGNGGTARLKRCENLPLKIDQVDQFEAIAEYAQTHAIDLIIVGPEAPLALGITDVLQRHNLTVFGPSQAGAQIEASKAWAKALMSEASIPTAACAVFTDEMAARAYVQSGKVPIVIKADGLASGKGVTVAMTLAEAEGAISEAFSGKFGAAGQTVVVEEYLTGQEASILALTDGETIRPLISAQDHKRIGEGDTGPNTGGMGAYAPAPVVTPELSDRINQEILIPTMKTLKKRGISYRGVLYAGLMITPEGDPKVIEFNCRFGDPEIQAILPLLDTPLETLLLATAQGELDQQEITWKPGACACVVAASDGYPGDFEKGFAITGIETAEGQGAIVFEAGTTLKDNHPVTSGGRVLGVTALGATHDLAFETAYQAIASIHFQGLYYRRDIGYRVRQKQS, encoded by the coding sequence GTGAATATTATTGTCATTGGTAGTGGAGGGCGCGAACATGCGATCGCTAAAACCCTCTTGCAATCTTCCCAAGTGCAGCAGGTGATTTGTATCCCTGGGAATGGGGGAACGGCACGGTTAAAGCGCTGCGAAAATCTGCCCCTGAAGATTGACCAGGTTGACCAGTTTGAGGCGATCGCCGAATATGCACAAACCCACGCCATTGATCTGATTATCGTTGGCCCAGAAGCCCCCCTCGCCCTCGGTATTACCGATGTCCTGCAACGCCACAACCTGACCGTATTTGGCCCCAGCCAAGCCGGGGCCCAAATTGAAGCCAGTAAAGCCTGGGCAAAAGCCCTGATGAGTGAGGCATCTATTCCCACGGCTGCCTGCGCCGTGTTTACGGATGAAATGGCCGCCCGCGCCTATGTCCAGAGTGGAAAAGTGCCCATTGTGATTAAAGCCGATGGTCTCGCCTCTGGTAAAGGAGTCACGGTCGCTATGACCTTAGCAGAAGCAGAAGGGGCAATATCCGAGGCATTTTCCGGTAAATTTGGTGCAGCCGGTCAAACAGTGGTGGTTGAAGAGTATCTTACTGGTCAAGAAGCCTCGATTTTGGCACTCACCGACGGCGAAACTATCCGCCCCCTCATCAGTGCCCAAGACCACAAACGCATCGGTGAAGGGGACACAGGGCCCAATACCGGAGGCATGGGGGCCTATGCTCCTGCGCCAGTGGTTACCCCAGAATTAAGCGATCGCATTAACCAAGAAATTCTCATCCCCACCATGAAAACGTTAAAAAAACGGGGGATTTCTTACCGGGGGGTATTGTATGCTGGCCTGATGATTACTCCAGAAGGCGATCCGAAAGTGATTGAATTTAACTGTCGGTTTGGCGACCCGGAAATTCAAGCCATTCTCCCCCTGTTAGATACGCCCCTAGAAACCCTGCTCTTAGCTACGGCTCAGGGAGAGTTAGACCAACAAGAGATTACCTGGAAACCGGGAGCCTGTGCCTGTGTAGTGGCGGCCTCTGACGGCTATCCCGGTGACTTTGAAAAAGGCTTTGCCATCACTGGAATAGAGACAGCAGAAGGGCAAGGGGCGATCGTCTTTGAAGCGGGAACGACCTTAAAGGACAATCACCCGGTGACCAGTGGTGGCCGAGTTTTAGGGGTGACTGCCCTGGGAGCAACCCACGATCTGGCCTTTGAAACAGCGTATCAGGCGATCGCCTCAATTCACTTCCAGGGTTTATACTACCGTCGAGATATCGGCTATCGAGTACGGCAAAAACAGAGCTAG